The following proteins are co-located in the Halarcobacter sp. genome:
- a CDS encoding N-acetylmuramoyl-L-alanine amidase, which produces MKKSYKGVVVHCSDSSFGNAQLIESWHKQRGWQTIGYHLVILNGQIENNTYLEFMDGQIEAGRDWDIAGAHAKGFNDHLGICLIGVDSFTTNQFKMLTKVLKSLMEKYNWSLKNILFHYEVSSKTCPNFNKNWFFENYMKV; this is translated from the coding sequence ATGAAAAAAAGTTATAAAGGGGTAGTTGTTCATTGTAGTGATAGTAGTTTTGGAAATGCTCAGCTTATAGAGAGTTGGCATAAACAAAGGGGTTGGCAAACCATAGGATACCATTTAGTTATCTTAAATGGACAAATTGAAAACAACACCTATTTAGAGTTTATGGATGGACAAATAGAAGCAGGAAGAGATTGGGATATTGCAGGAGCCCATGCTAAAGGGTTTAATGACCATTTAGGTATATGTTTGATTGGTGTTGATTCTTTTACAACTAATCAATTTAAGATGTTAACAAAAGTATTAAAATCATTAATGGAAAAATACAATTGGAGTTTAAAGAATATTTTATTTCACTATGAGGTTTCTTCTAAAACTTGTCCCAACTTTAATAAAAATTGGTTTTTTGAAAACTATATGAAAGTATAG
- a CDS encoding methyl-accepting chemotaxis protein, which translates to MFKNLSIKLKLIFSFSLILLFVVVLAIYNIIGLNKSSDGFSNYRELARDSLLASRVQGNMLMMRMQGSTYLRTQSKASIKEFDLYYKNTSELLKIAMKEIKSPKRAEMLNQIINQLDTYNKDFYNVISLINQRNQIVNENLNINGKKIEQMLTSIMYDAQNQNQNQNIEALEVSHSIRLLLLARLYVVKFLNTNSTEDINRAQEEFSLLKDDISKISTIMTSQKRKDEIKKTINTISIYLDGLNNLVEIIEKRNNITTKSLAPIGTKIASLAEDIKLSIKEEQDEIGPMVAKLNKNLIQTSIIISIIIVIAIVLFSISIPMSIASSLNKLNKGILQLLNSGDVKSRVEVSSKDEIGMVSDNFNKYLQTIEDGIHKDLLVIDDVKRIVNEAKHGILYKKVELDSQNESLHELRNIFNEMLNIMADKVCGDMNKVQLGLEKFQDLDFTHRIPNPTGKTSQGLNSLAEIINNMLKENKANGLTLQNSADILLENVDILSNSTNEAAASLEETAAALEEITSNIVQNTENVVKMSKYAEELNSSADDGQKLASETTFAMDEINKQVNAINEAITIIDQIAFQTNILSLNAAVEAATAGEAGKGFAVVAQEVRNLASRSAEAANEIKSLVENATTKANDGKTIADKMIHGYHDLNENISKTIEIIKDIEMSSKEQQSGIEQINDAVTELDQQTQENASVATHTKEVAVQTQYIATKIVSNADEKKFLGKETVTAKDLNISDLNTQDKSKEKQNNTKKDDEQWESF; encoded by the coding sequence ATGTTTAAAAATTTAAGTATAAAACTGAAATTAATATTTTCATTCAGCCTAATATTACTATTTGTCGTTGTTCTTGCTATATATAATATAATAGGATTAAATAAATCTTCGGATGGCTTTTCAAACTATCGAGAACTTGCAAGAGATAGTCTGTTAGCTAGTAGAGTTCAAGGTAATATGTTGATGATGAGAATGCAAGGCTCAACTTATTTAAGAACTCAATCAAAAGCTAGTATAAAAGAATTTGATCTTTATTATAAGAATACTTCTGAATTGCTAAAAATAGCAATGAAAGAGATAAAAAGTCCTAAAAGGGCTGAAATGCTAAATCAAATAATAAATCAATTAGATACTTACAATAAAGATTTTTATAATGTAATCTCTTTAATAAATCAACGAAATCAAATTGTAAATGAAAATTTAAATATAAATGGTAAAAAAATAGAACAAATGTTAACTTCAATTATGTATGATGCACAAAATCAAAATCAAAATCAAAATATTGAAGCTTTAGAAGTATCTCACTCAATTAGATTACTACTCTTAGCTCGGTTATATGTCGTTAAATTTTTAAATACCAATTCAACAGAAGATATAAATAGAGCACAAGAAGAGTTTTCTTTATTAAAAGATGATATTAGTAAAATATCAACAATAATGACATCTCAAAAAAGAAAAGATGAAATTAAAAAAACAATAAATACAATCTCTATATATCTTGATGGACTAAATAACTTAGTTGAAATTATAGAAAAAAGAAATAATATCACAACTAAATCCTTAGCTCCTATTGGAACTAAAATAGCTTCTTTAGCTGAAGATATAAAATTGTCTATAAAAGAGGAACAAGATGAGATTGGACCAATGGTAGCAAAACTCAATAAAAATCTTATCCAAACTTCAATAATCATTTCAATTATTATAGTGATTGCTATTGTATTATTCTCAATTTCTATACCTATGAGTATAGCTTCTTCATTAAATAAATTAAATAAAGGAATTCTACAACTACTCAATAGTGGAGATGTTAAATCAAGAGTTGAAGTTTCATCAAAAGATGAGATTGGAATGGTGTCTGATAACTTTAATAAATATCTTCAAACTATTGAAGATGGAATACACAAAGACCTGCTTGTAATTGATGATGTTAAAAGAATTGTAAATGAAGCTAAACATGGTATCCTTTATAAAAAAGTTGAACTTGATTCACAAAATGAATCACTTCATGAATTAAGAAATATTTTTAATGAAATGCTTAATATTATGGCAGATAAAGTTTGTGGAGATATGAATAAAGTTCAATTAGGCTTAGAAAAGTTTCAAGACTTAGATTTTACTCATAGAATCCCAAATCCTACAGGAAAAACTTCTCAAGGATTAAATTCATTAGCTGAAATTATTAATAATATGCTAAAAGAGAATAAAGCAAATGGTCTTACTCTACAAAATAGTGCAGATATTCTTCTTGAAAATGTTGATATTTTAAGTAATTCAACAAATGAAGCTGCCGCTTCACTTGAAGAGACAGCTGCAGCTTTAGAGGAGATTACAAGTAATATTGTACAAAATACAGAAAATGTAGTTAAAATGTCTAAATATGCAGAAGAATTAAATTCTTCTGCTGATGATGGGCAAAAACTGGCTTCAGAAACAACTTTTGCAATGGACGAAATAAATAAACAAGTAAATGCAATCAATGAAGCTATTACAATAATTGATCAAATAGCATTCCAAACAAATATTCTTTCTCTAAATGCAGCAGTAGAAGCTGCAACAGCTGGTGAAGCTGGTAAAGGTTTTGCTGTAGTTGCCCAAGAAGTAAGAAACCTTGCATCAAGAAGTGCTGAAGCTGCAAATGAAATAAAATCATTGGTTGAAAATGCAACCACAAAAGCAAATGATGGTAAAACAATTGCAGATAAAATGATTCATGGATATCATGATTTAAATGAAAATATCTCTAAAACAATTGAAATTATTAAAGATATAGAGATGTCTTCAAAAGAACAACAATCAGGAATTGAACAAATAAACGATGCAGTAACTGAATTAGACCAACAAACTCAAGAAAATGCAAGTGTTGCTACACATACAAAAGAAGTTGCCGTTCAAACACAATACATAGCAACAAAAATTGTAAGTAATGCTGATGAGAAAAAGTTTCTGGGAAAAGAAACTGTTACAGCAAAAGATTTAAACATCAGTGATCTAAATACACAAGATAAAAGTAAAGAAAAACAAAATAATACAAAAAAAGATGATGAACAATGGGAAAGCTTTTAA
- a CDS encoding PAS domain S-box protein, with amino-acid sequence MPYNLQELSKLDKNLLHLLTEHLPDMLWIKDLNGYYIYANKAICEGLLMAKDINEPIGKNDVFFAMREREAHKENPKWHTFGELCFNSDQVVIDTNKPMKFEEWGNVKGKLLYLEVNKAPFYDNEGNIIGTVGSGRDITQLKLTQLELAKQAQIIEQIHDSIITSDKCGNIITWNKSSEKLFGYKVEEVRGKNINIILPEELQEKIKSFDLKDLENNPFEKKVKLINKSSEILTCMLSLSFFKEKDSEKDRIVYYIKDISDEEKLSEENKHQERIINIQSQHVAMGQMIGNIAHQWRQPLSVISAATTGVQIQKALGTLSDESLENSYNSINMQVQYLSNTINTFRDFIKEEKVYKEVILQERVDKSLEILDAALVGNHIELINNIDYSVPLKVRLISGEISQVIINIVSNAKDILIENNIKKPWIKINLKTKKNKAILSFEDNGGGIPLEIIDKVFEPYFTTKHKSIGTGLGLYMSYKIVVESLSGKLYTKNTQNGAKFYIELPLID; translated from the coding sequence ATGCCATACAATCTACAAGAATTATCAAAACTTGATAAAAATCTTCTTCATTTATTAACTGAACATTTACCAGATATGCTTTGGATTAAAGACTTAAATGGTTATTATATATATGCAAATAAAGCTATTTGTGAAGGTTTATTAATGGCAAAGGATATTAATGAACCAATAGGGAAAAATGATGTTTTTTTTGCAATGAGAGAAAGAGAAGCACATAAAGAAAATCCTAAATGGCATACTTTTGGAGAATTATGTTTTAATAGTGACCAAGTGGTAATAGATACAAACAAACCAATGAAGTTTGAAGAGTGGGGTAATGTAAAAGGTAAGTTACTTTATTTAGAGGTAAATAAGGCACCTTTTTATGATAATGAGGGGAATATTATTGGTACTGTTGGTTCAGGTAGAGATATAACACAATTAAAATTGACTCAACTTGAGTTAGCAAAGCAGGCTCAAATTATTGAGCAAATACATGATTCTATTATTACTAGTGATAAATGTGGGAATATTATAACTTGGAATAAAAGTTCAGAAAAACTTTTTGGATATAAAGTTGAAGAAGTAAGAGGTAAAAATATTAATATAATTTTACCTGAGGAATTACAGGAAAAGATTAAAAGCTTTGATTTAAAAGATCTTGAAAACAACCCTTTTGAGAAAAAAGTAAAATTAATAAATAAATCATCTGAAATATTAACCTGCATGCTTTCTTTGTCTTTTTTCAAAGAGAAAGACTCTGAAAAAGATAGAATTGTTTATTATATAAAAGATATTAGTGATGAAGAGAAACTTAGTGAAGAGAACAAACATCAAGAAAGAATTATAAATATACAATCCCAACATGTAGCTATGGGACAAATGATAGGTAATATTGCTCATCAATGGAGGCAGCCTTTAAGTGTTATTTCTGCTGCTACAACTGGAGTCCAAATTCAAAAAGCTTTAGGTACATTATCAGATGAATCATTAGAAAATTCATATAACAGTATAAATATGCAAGTGCAGTATTTATCAAACACTATAAATACTTTTAGGGATTTTATAAAAGAAGAGAAAGTTTATAAAGAAGTGATACTTCAAGAAAGAGTTGATAAGTCATTGGAAATTTTAGATGCAGCTTTAGTTGGAAACCATATTGAACTTATAAATAACATTGATTATTCAGTTCCTTTAAAAGTAAGGTTAATTTCAGGAGAAATATCTCAAGTGATTATAAATATTGTAAGTAATGCAAAAGATATTTTGATAGAAAATAATATAAAAAAACCTTGGATAAAAATAAATCTAAAAACTAAAAAAAATAAGGCAATTTTATCTTTTGAAGATAATGGAGGAGGTATTCCTTTAGAGATTATTGATAAAGTGTTTGAACCATATTTTACTACAAAACACAAATCTATAGGTACAGGTTTAGGATTATATATGAGTTATAAGATTGTAGTTGAAAGTTTAAGTGGAAAGTTATATACAAAAAATACACAAAATGGTGCAAAATTTTATATAGAACTTCCTTTGATTGATTAA
- the ilvD gene encoding dihydroxy-acid dehydratase, translating into MRSDEVKKGFDRTPHRSLLRATGLQDEDFDKPFVGVANSFIELIPGHFFLDEVSKIIKEEIKANGCVPFEFNTIGVDDGIAMGHDGMLFSLPSREIIANSIETVMNAHKLDAMIAIPNCDKIVPGMIMGALRVNVPTVFVSGGPMQKGHTKDGTPIDLATAFEAVGKHEKGDMSDEELKDIECNACPSGGSCSGMFTANSMNTLMEAMGIALPGNGTILALTPQREELYRKAARRICEIAKDAKKREKYKLRNILNENAVRNAFAVDMAMGGSSNTVLHMLAIAKEAEVNFNLEDINSISKKVSHIAKISPSLSTVHMEDINKAGGVNAVMKEMTKRGDDILIDNLTISGESLYEKIADAFIKDTNIIHTIDNPYSKVGGLAILYGNLAEQGAVIKTAGITGARALTGKAVCFDGQPEAIAGIIGGKVKAGDVVVIRYEGPKGGPGMQEMLAPTSLIMGMGLGDKVALITDGRFSGATRGASIGHVSPEAAEGGMIGLLKDGDEIHIDVDKYILSVNLSDEEIAKRKAEFTPLKKPLNSKWLGQYRALVTNASSGAVLKTDL; encoded by the coding sequence TTGAGAAGTGATGAAGTTAAAAAAGGTTTTGACCGAACTCCACATAGATCGCTATTAAGAGCAACAGGATTACAAGATGAAGATTTTGATAAACCTTTTGTTGGAGTTGCAAACTCTTTTATTGAATTAATTCCAGGACATTTTTTCTTAGATGAAGTTTCAAAAATCATAAAAGAAGAGATTAAAGCAAATGGTTGTGTTCCTTTTGAGTTTAACACAATTGGTGTTGATGATGGAATTGCAATGGGTCATGATGGTATGTTATTTTCATTACCAAGTAGAGAGATTATTGCTAACTCTATTGAAACAGTTATGAATGCACATAAATTAGATGCAATGATTGCTATTCCAAACTGTGATAAGATTGTACCTGGCATGATTATGGGTGCATTAAGAGTAAATGTTCCAACTGTATTTGTAAGTGGTGGTCCTATGCAAAAAGGGCATACAAAAGATGGTACACCTATTGATTTAGCAACTGCTTTTGAAGCTGTTGGTAAACATGAAAAAGGTGATATGTCTGATGAAGAGTTAAAAGATATCGAATGTAATGCATGTCCTAGTGGAGGTTCATGTTCTGGGATGTTTACAGCAAACTCTATGAATACACTTATGGAGGCTATGGGTATTGCACTTCCAGGAAATGGAACAATCTTAGCTTTAACTCCCCAAAGAGAAGAGTTATATAGAAAAGCAGCTAGAAGAATTTGTGAGATTGCAAAAGATGCAAAGAAAAGAGAAAAATACAAATTAAGAAACATCTTAAATGAAAATGCAGTAAGAAATGCTTTTGCAGTTGATATGGCTATGGGTGGAAGTTCAAACACTGTATTACATATGTTAGCTATTGCAAAAGAAGCAGAAGTAAACTTTAACCTAGAAGATATTAATTCTATCTCTAAAAAAGTTTCACATATTGCTAAAATCTCTCCATCTTTATCTACAGTTCATATGGAAGATATTAATAAAGCTGGTGGAGTTAATGCTGTTATGAAAGAGATGACAAAAAGAGGTGATGATATCTTAATAGATAACTTAACAATCTCTGGTGAATCTTTATATGAAAAAATTGCTGACGCCTTTATCAAAGATACAAATATAATTCATACTATTGATAACCCATATTCAAAAGTTGGTGGTCTAGCTATTCTTTATGGTAACTTGGCAGAACAAGGTGCAGTTATTAAAACAGCTGGGATTACAGGAGCTAGAGCCTTAACAGGTAAAGCTGTATGTTTTGATGGTCAACCTGAAGCTATTGCAGGAATCATTGGTGGAAAAGTTAAAGCTGGTGATGTGGTTGTTATTAGATATGAAGGTCCAAAAGGTGGTCCAGGGATGCAAGAGATGTTAGCTCCAACTTCACTTATCATGGGAATGGGTCTTGGAGATAAAGTTGCACTTATAACTGATGGTAGATTTTCTGGTGCTACAAGAGGTGCTTCAATTGGTCACGTTTCACCAGAAGCAGCTGAAGGTGGTATGATTGGTTTATTAAAAGATGGAGATGAGATTCATATCGATGTTGATAAATATATTTTAAGTGTTAATTTATCCGATGAGGAAATTGCAAAAAGAAAAGCAGAGTTTACTCCTCTTAAAAAACCACTTAACTCTAAATGGCTTGGTCAATATAGAGCACTTGTAACAAATGCAAGTTCAGGTGCAGTTTTAAAAACTGATTTATAA
- a CDS encoding bacteriohemerythrin yields the protein MSQNESLDYFEVFPWNKNFEIGHKEVDKQHKILVKLLNNLANTLINEKEIEIEDAFNELAKYADYHFDAEEKIWEEFLEDSSLLKAHKKSHTKFLPTVIELREKNKDKSLIDIIEEVIKFLIRWLSFHIIDEDKRLAIVIKEIQKGKSKEEAKRVSDRLMNGSIRTLIEAILSMYDGVSARTLSLMRERNARIKAEKALKDVNKQLQELSITDQLTSLYNRRHFENIFDLEMKRARREKKYFSVILFDIDYFKLLNDMYGHAYGDEALKKIGKCLKETCKRPSDFAFRVGGEEFAIVFNCYKSDACYNLALKLQENINNLKIESKGSKISDYMTVSIGLVSIIPTDEDDLESVMKTVDKRLYIAKESGRNQIIHYN from the coding sequence ATGTCACAAAATGAATCGTTAGATTATTTTGAAGTATTTCCATGGAACAAAAACTTTGAAATAGGTCATAAAGAGGTTGATAAACAACATAAAATATTAGTAAAATTACTTAATAATTTAGCCAATACGCTTATAAATGAAAAAGAGATAGAAATAGAAGATGCTTTCAATGAATTAGCAAAATATGCTGATTACCATTTTGATGCGGAAGAAAAAATCTGGGAAGAATTTCTAGAAGATAGTTCCTTATTAAAAGCTCATAAAAAAAGTCATACAAAATTTTTACCTACAGTTATTGAATTAAGAGAAAAAAATAAAGATAAATCTCTTATTGATATTATTGAAGAGGTTATCAAATTTTTAATTAGATGGCTATCTTTTCATATTATTGATGAAGATAAAAGATTAGCAATAGTTATTAAAGAGATACAAAAAGGTAAATCTAAAGAGGAAGCAAAAAGAGTTTCAGATCGACTTATGAATGGTTCAATTAGAACTCTTATTGAAGCAATCCTTTCTATGTACGATGGTGTTTCAGCAAGAACTCTTAGCTTAATGAGAGAAAGAAATGCAAGAATTAAAGCAGAAAAAGCTTTAAAAGATGTAAATAAACAGTTACAAGAGCTTTCAATTACGGATCAACTAACTTCTTTATATAATAGAAGACATTTTGAGAATATCTTTGATTTAGAGATGAAAAGAGCAAGAAGAGAGAAAAAATACTTTTCAGTTATACTTTTTGATATAGACTATTTTAAACTTCTAAATGATATGTATGGTCATGCATATGGTGATGAAGCCTTAAAGAAAATTGGAAAATGTTTAAAAGAAACCTGTAAAAGACCATCGGATTTCGCATTTAGAGTAGGTGGAGAAGAGTTTGCAATAGTTTTTAATTGTTATAAAAGTGACGCTTGTTACAATTTAGCCTTAAAATTACAAGAAAATATAAATAATCTTAAAATAGAAAGTAAAGGAAGTAAAATTTCTGATTATATGACAGTTTCTATTGGCTTAGTATCAATTATTCCAACAGATGAAGATGATTTAGAATCAGTAATGAAAACTGTTGATAAAAGATTATATATCGCAAAAGAAAGTGGAAGAAATCAAATAATTCATTATAATTAA